A single genomic interval of Zunongwangia sp. HGR-M22 harbors:
- the accD gene encoding acetyl-CoA carboxylase, carboxyltransferase subunit beta yields MAAAWFKRTQKGIQTPTEEKKDVPKGLWYKSPTGKIVDAEQLESNFYVSPEDGYHVRIGSNEYFQILFDDNNYKELDKGLSAKDPLNFKDTKKYTDRLKTAQDKTGLKDAVRTAVGKSKGKELVIACMDFKFIGGSMGSVVGEKIARAADYAIQNNLPLMIISKSGGARMQEAALSLMQLAKTSVKLAQLAEAKLPYISLCTDPTTGGTTASFAMLGDINISEPGALIGFAGPRVVKDTTGKDLPKDFQTSEFLKEHGFLDFITKRSELKNKVNLYLDLIQNQPVRA; encoded by the coding sequence ATGGCTGCTGCTTGGTTTAAAAGAACACAGAAAGGTATCCAAACCCCTACTGAGGAGAAAAAAGATGTTCCAAAAGGCTTATGGTATAAGTCCCCAACAGGAAAGATCGTTGATGCAGAACAACTAGAAAGCAATTTCTATGTAAGTCCTGAGGATGGTTATCATGTAAGAATAGGAAGTAACGAATATTTCCAAATTCTTTTTGATGATAATAATTATAAAGAATTAGACAAGGGACTTTCTGCCAAAGATCCACTTAACTTTAAAGATACTAAAAAATATACCGATCGATTAAAAACCGCTCAGGATAAAACAGGACTTAAAGACGCTGTAAGAACAGCAGTAGGAAAATCTAAAGGAAAAGAGTTGGTTATCGCATGTATGGATTTTAAATTTATTGGAGGTTCCATGGGATCTGTAGTTGGTGAGAAAATCGCTCGCGCTGCAGATTATGCGATTCAAAATAATCTACCTTTAATGATTATCTCTAAATCTGGTGGTGCAAGAATGCAGGAAGCTGCGCTTTCTTTAATGCAATTGGCCAAAACATCAGTAAAATTAGCACAGTTAGCTGAAGCTAAATTGCCATACATTTCTCTATGTACAGATCCTACCACAGGAGGAACAACAGCTTCCTTTGCGATGTTAGGAGACATTAATATTTCTGAACCGGGTGCACTTATTGGATTTGCAGGTCCTCGAGTGGTAAAAGATACCACTGGTAAAGATCTTCCAAAAGATTTCCAGACTTCAGAATTCCTGAAAGAACACGGCTTTTTAGATTTTATCACCAAAAGATCTGAACTTAAGAACAAGGTGAACCTTTATCTGGATCTTATTCAAAATCAACCAGTAAGAGCTTAA
- the fbaA gene encoding class II fructose-bisphosphate aldolase, which produces MSHNIKPGVATGKEVQEIFNYAKEKGFALPAVNVISSSSINAVLETAAELNSPVIIQFSNGGAQFNGGKGLSNEDQKAAIAGGVAGAKHVQTLAEAYGATVIMHTDHCAKKLLPWIDGLLDASEEHFEKTGKPLYSSHMIDLSEEPIEENLEICKKYLERMSKMGMTLEIELGITGGEEDGVDNSDVDASKLYTQPEEVAYAYEELSKVSDQFTIAAAFGNVHGVYKPGNVKLTPTILKDSQEYITKKYNVEENHIDFVFHGGSGSTVEEIREAIGYGVIKMNIDTDLQYAYLEGIRDYMGENKDYLASQIGNPEGEDSPNKKYYDPRKWVREGELTFKARLKKAFEDLNNVNTL; this is translated from the coding sequence ATGAGTCACAATATCAAACCAGGTGTAGCAACCGGAAAAGAAGTACAAGAAATATTCAATTACGCGAAAGAAAAAGGATTTGCCCTTCCTGCAGTAAACGTAATAAGCTCTAGCAGTATTAATGCTGTATTAGAAACTGCTGCTGAATTAAATTCTCCTGTAATTATTCAGTTTTCTAACGGAGGTGCACAGTTTAATGGTGGTAAAGGTCTTTCTAACGAAGATCAAAAAGCTGCTATCGCCGGTGGTGTAGCTGGCGCGAAGCATGTACAAACTTTGGCTGAAGCTTATGGTGCAACTGTAATTATGCATACAGATCACTGTGCTAAAAAACTTTTACCTTGGATCGACGGATTATTAGACGCAAGTGAAGAACATTTCGAAAAAACTGGAAAGCCGCTTTACAGTTCTCATATGATCGATCTTAGTGAAGAGCCTATTGAAGAAAATCTTGAGATTTGTAAAAAATATCTTGAGCGCATGAGCAAGATGGGAATGACTCTTGAAATTGAATTAGGTATCACTGGTGGAGAAGAAGATGGTGTTGACAATAGTGATGTTGATGCTTCAAAATTATACACACAACCAGAAGAAGTAGCTTACGCTTACGAAGAACTAAGTAAAGTTAGTGACCAGTTTACTATTGCTGCTGCCTTTGGTAACGTTCATGGTGTTTATAAGCCAGGAAACGTAAAACTAACTCCTACGATTCTTAAAGACTCTCAGGAATATATTACTAAAAAATACAATGTTGAAGAAAACCATATCGATTTTGTTTTCCACGGGGGTAGTGGTTCTACTGTAGAAGAAATTCGTGAGGCTATTGGATACGGAGTTATTAAGATGAATATCGATACCGATCTTCAATACGCATACCTTGAAGGAATTAGAGACTATATGGGGGAGAACAAAGATTATCTTGCTTCGCAAATTGGTAATCCTGAAGGTGAAGATTCTCCAAACAAAAAATATTACGATCCAAGAAAATGGGTACGTGAAGGAGAACTTACTTTTAAAGCTCGTTTAAAGAAAGCTTTCGAAGATCTTAACAACGTTAATACTTTATAA
- the tamL gene encoding translocation and assembly module lipoprotein TamL encodes MKRLFAKISLFFLVTLFLFSCDAVKRLEEKQQLLEQNDIYVNGEKTNQTSIYGQLDQEPNTKLLGIPLRLHFYNLARPHIDSILNEKYIQDSVKFRRLVNRLSRKQFDQLIQNKKDFNAWLKRTGEAPVILKNKDIQDSEENLKSYYWNNGWFNVKTSSEIVPLDKEKRARVEYFVETGKAYDVDSIKTRISSPVLDSIYNEHDQNSIIKSGKQYKTLDYNAERDRLTSLFRNNGVYNFEQEYISFDADTINTNYNVNTSVIIGDLPTAEEDTVKKSFKIHKISRVNIITDYKFTNKNRPLLDSAQVKGGYYLYSYDELDYKPEAITDAVFIRPGRIYRDIDRTRTYSRLNSYRVFKYPNIQYMPDPEDSTGTDLITNIFLTPQQKYSLGFNFDLSQSNIQKFGIGFGGSLLIRNIFGGAENFEISARGSIGSSKDAVTNSSEDRFFDITEIGADVSLTFPRIFFPVNTEKLVPKYMSPFTSLSIGVSTQTNIGLDKQNITGELNYKWTPSKKLTNSFDLLDIQYVRNLNAANYFNVYRSSYQDLNEVVNSVNVVTDPAYLNGNGDLTIPKGANAFISDINNNRSTTTGLTTNQSQLVRNIGERKQRLTENNLIFASNFTYLWNTKDNLYDREFTRFRIKIETAGNFLYAVSALGGLDKNPSGNYDILGVNFSQYVKPEVDFIKHWDLGHQNIFAIRAFGGIAIPYGNANSIPFTRSFFAGGPNDNRAWQAYDLGPGSSGGRNEFNEANMKLALNLEHRYNLFGSLNSAFFVDIGNIWNVLDIVEDEASTFTSFSDLKDIAIGSGFGLRYDFNFFILRFDIGFKTYNPGRSLGNRWFKEYNFGHAVYNVGINYPF; translated from the coding sequence TTGAAAAGGCTTTTCGCAAAAATATCATTATTTTTTTTAGTAACCCTTTTTCTGTTTTCCTGTGATGCTGTAAAGCGCCTAGAGGAAAAGCAGCAGCTTTTGGAACAAAACGACATTTACGTTAATGGCGAAAAAACCAATCAAACCAGCATTTACGGGCAGCTAGATCAAGAACCAAATACAAAATTACTGGGCATACCTTTGCGTTTGCATTTCTATAATTTGGCAAGACCTCATATCGATTCTATTTTGAATGAGAAATATATTCAGGATTCGGTAAAATTTCGAAGGCTTGTAAATCGGCTTTCCAGAAAGCAATTTGATCAATTAATTCAGAATAAAAAAGATTTTAATGCCTGGTTAAAACGTACCGGCGAAGCTCCTGTGATCTTAAAAAATAAAGACATTCAGGATTCCGAAGAGAATTTAAAATCATATTACTGGAATAATGGCTGGTTTAATGTAAAAACATCTTCAGAAATTGTTCCTTTAGACAAAGAAAAAAGAGCTCGAGTAGAGTATTTTGTAGAAACCGGAAAGGCTTATGATGTAGATTCAATCAAAACAAGGATCAGTTCTCCAGTGTTAGATTCTATTTATAATGAGCACGATCAAAATTCGATTATCAAATCTGGCAAACAATACAAAACCTTAGATTATAATGCTGAAAGGGATCGATTAACTTCCCTTTTTAGAAATAACGGTGTTTATAATTTTGAACAGGAATATATAAGTTTTGATGCAGATACAATTAATACCAATTATAATGTAAACACGAGTGTAATTATTGGTGATTTACCTACTGCTGAAGAAGATACGGTAAAAAAGAGCTTCAAAATTCATAAAATTAGCCGTGTAAATATTATAACCGATTATAAATTTACCAATAAAAATAGACCTTTATTAGACAGTGCACAGGTAAAAGGAGGGTACTATCTCTATTCTTATGATGAGTTAGACTATAAACCTGAAGCAATTACCGATGCCGTTTTTATAAGACCTGGAAGAATTTACCGGGATATCGATCGTACCAGAACCTACAGCCGTTTAAATTCGTATAGAGTTTTTAAATACCCCAATATTCAATATATGCCAGATCCCGAAGATAGCACGGGAACCGATTTAATTACCAATATTTTCTTAACACCACAACAAAAGTATTCTTTGGGTTTTAATTTTGATCTTTCTCAATCTAATATTCAAAAATTTGGGATTGGCTTTGGTGGCTCGCTATTGATTAGGAACATATTTGGAGGTGCTGAAAATTTTGAAATATCGGCAAGAGGAAGTATTGGTTCTTCCAAAGATGCCGTAACCAACAGCAGCGAGGATCGCTTTTTCGATATTACTGAAATTGGTGCTGATGTTAGTTTAACTTTCCCACGTATTTTCTTTCCTGTTAATACAGAGAAGCTAGTTCCTAAATATATGTCTCCGTTTACGTCGCTAAGTATTGGAGTTAGTACGCAAACTAATATTGGGCTCGACAAGCAAAATATTACCGGAGAATTAAACTATAAGTGGACTCCTTCTAAAAAACTTACAAATAGTTTTGATTTACTCGATATCCAGTATGTAAGAAATTTAAACGCTGCCAATTACTTTAATGTTTATAGAAGTTCTTATCAAGACTTAAATGAAGTCGTAAATTCGGTAAATGTAGTGACAGATCCTGCTTACTTAAATGGTAATGGAGATCTTACAATTCCTAAAGGTGCTAATGCTTTTATTAGTGACATTAACAATAATAGAAGCACAACTACGGGGCTAACAACTAATCAATCACAACTTGTAAGGAATATTGGCGAGCGAAAACAACGTTTAACAGAGAATAATTTAATATTTGCATCAAATTTCACCTATTTATGGAATACTAAAGATAATCTTTACGACCGTGAATTTACCCGTTTCCGAATAAAAATAGAAACCGCCGGTAATTTTTTATATGCGGTATCTGCTCTTGGTGGTCTAGATAAAAATCCTAGTGGGAATTACGATATTCTTGGCGTTAATTTTTCGCAGTATGTAAAACCCGAAGTTGATTTTATTAAGCATTGGGATTTAGGTCATCAAAATATCTTTGCTATAAGAGCTTTTGGTGGTATTGCGATTCCCTACGGAAATGCCAATAGTATCCCGTTTACAAGAAGTTTCTTTGCCGGTGGCCCTAATGATAATCGCGCCTGGCAAGCCTACGATCTTGGCCCCGGAAGCAGTGGCGGTCGTAATGAATTTAATGAAGCTAATATGAAATTAGCTCTTAATTTAGAACATCGGTATAATCTATTTGGTTCTTTAAACAGTGCATTTTTTGTAGATATTGGAAATATTTGGAATGTCCTGGATATTGTGGAAGATGAGGCATCAACATTTACCTCTTTTTCCGATTTAAAAGATATCGCTATAGGCTCTGGCTTTGGCTTGCGTTACGATTTCAACTTTTTTATTTTAAGGTTTGATATCGGCTTTAAAACCTATAACCCAGGCAGATCTTTAGGCAACAGATGGTTTAAAGAATACAATTTTGGGCATGCGGTTTATAATGTTGGGATTAATTATCCTTTCTAA
- a CDS encoding TrmH family RNA methyltransferase, which translates to MVSKSQIKLITSLGQKKYRQKNGLFVAEGIKVIREFLNSDFQLVNLFASEFVFDIPEEQFVLAEERELKKISFLKTPQTALALFKIPQQNLEVLDDLTIALDGVRDPGNLGTIIRLCDWFGVKNLVCSKDTVDCYNPKVIQSTMGSITRVNVIYKNLTEFLQDQDLVTYGTFMEGENVYQKQLQQKSILVMGNEANGITSEIEELISEKISIPQFGQSQETESLNVATATAIFLSEFRRK; encoded by the coding sequence ATGGTTAGTAAAAGCCAAATTAAATTAATAACGAGCCTGGGACAAAAAAAGTACCGACAAAAAAACGGACTCTTTGTTGCTGAGGGAATCAAGGTGATTCGCGAATTTTTAAATTCTGATTTTCAGTTAGTAAATTTATTTGCTTCCGAATTTGTTTTCGATATTCCTGAAGAACAGTTTGTTCTAGCTGAAGAACGAGAATTAAAGAAAATCAGTTTTCTTAAAACGCCACAAACTGCATTGGCGTTGTTTAAAATTCCGCAGCAAAATTTAGAAGTTTTGGATGATCTAACGATTGCCTTAGATGGCGTTCGCGATCCAGGAAATTTAGGTACGATTATAAGACTTTGCGATTGGTTTGGTGTTAAGAATCTAGTATGTTCTAAAGACACAGTAGATTGTTACAATCCAAAAGTGATACAATCTACGATGGGATCGATTACTCGTGTAAATGTAATTTATAAAAATCTCACTGAATTTTTACAAGATCAGGATTTAGTAACCTATGGTACTTTTATGGAAGGCGAGAATGTCTACCAAAAGCAACTTCAGCAAAAATCTATTTTGGTAATGGGTAACGAGGCAAACGGGATTACTTCAGAAATAGAAGAGTTGATTTCAGAAAAAATAAGTATTCCTCAATTTGGCCAATCTCAGGAAACTGAAAGTTTAAATGTAGCAACGGCCACAGCAATTTTTCTAAGTGAATTCCGAAGAAAATAA
- the porT gene encoding type IX secretion/gliding motility protein PorT/SprT — protein sequence MKRYFILFIIIFSLKPMQAQLFSKEKVQQSVDIDNKRWSWGYFLGFNSYDFHFDYKDYDSNSITGREIAVDKNIGFNVGLLGNLKLHKNVDLRLQPGVNFTSRGFYFTPGNGVNADNRYREINSTYIHVPLLLKINTNRLNNFRPFILGGFSYSTNLSSNEDNKDDNYAGQFRMTTNNYNWEIGFGIDFYLYYFKFTPSIRGVFGLNDELVRDDIPNSIYTGNIDKMTTRAVFLNFTFQ from the coding sequence ATGAAGCGATATTTTATCCTATTCATCATCATATTTTCTCTAAAACCAATGCAAGCTCAGCTCTTTTCAAAAGAAAAGGTGCAGCAAAGCGTCGATATTGATAATAAAAGGTGGTCTTGGGGTTATTTTCTTGGATTTAACAGCTACGACTTTCATTTCGATTACAAAGACTACGATTCAAACTCAATTACAGGTCGCGAAATAGCAGTAGACAAAAACATCGGTTTTAATGTTGGATTATTAGGAAACTTAAAACTGCATAAAAATGTAGATTTAAGATTACAACCAGGTGTAAATTTCACTTCCAGAGGGTTTTATTTTACACCCGGAAATGGAGTTAATGCAGATAATAGATATCGCGAGATCAATTCTACTTATATACACGTCCCGTTATTATTAAAAATAAACACCAATCGTTTAAATAATTTTCGCCCTTTTATTCTAGGTGGATTTTCTTATTCTACAAATCTATCGAGTAACGAAGACAATAAAGATGATAATTATGCAGGGCAATTTAGAATGACCACTAATAATTATAATTGGGAAATTGGATTTGGTATTGACTTTTATCTTTACTACTTCAAGTTCACACCTTCTATACGCGGTGTTTTTGGTTTGAATGACGAACTGGTTCGAGATGATATCCCTAACAGTATTTACACAGGAAATATTGATAAAATGACGACCAGAGCTGTCTTTTTAAACTTTACTTTTCAGTAA
- the ubiE gene encoding bifunctional demethylmenaquinone methyltransferase/2-methoxy-6-polyprenyl-1,4-benzoquinol methylase UbiE has product MSKKITPYDGSPQSKKQQVEQMFDKISGKYDGMNRVISMGTDVSWRKKVVQMAKNHQPETVLDIATGTGDLAIQIAEAADAKKIVGLDLSEGMLKVGRKKIMSKNLQTQIEMIQGDSEALPFEDNSFDVITVAFGVRNFENLELGLSEIYRVLKKGGLFIVLETSVPTKFPFKQGYKFYSNLILPTIGKLFSEDKDAYSYLSKSAAEFPYGEQFNNILKKIGFISVASAPQTLGVATIYNASK; this is encoded by the coding sequence ATGAGCAAAAAAATTACTCCTTACGATGGTTCTCCCCAAAGTAAAAAGCAGCAGGTAGAGCAAATGTTCGATAAAATCTCTGGCAAATATGACGGGATGAATCGTGTTATTTCTATGGGAACCGATGTGAGCTGGAGAAAAAAGGTTGTACAAATGGCCAAAAATCACCAGCCAGAGACGGTCTTGGATATTGCTACGGGAACAGGAGATCTTGCTATACAAATTGCTGAAGCTGCCGATGCTAAAAAAATCGTTGGATTGGATTTATCTGAAGGAATGCTGAAAGTTGGACGTAAAAAAATTATGTCTAAAAATCTGCAAACCCAGATAGAAATGATACAGGGAGATTCTGAAGCTTTACCTTTTGAGGATAATTCTTTTGATGTAATCACGGTTGCATTTGGAGTTCGTAATTTCGAGAATTTAGAACTTGGCTTATCAGAAATTTACCGTGTCCTTAAAAAAGGAGGATTATTTATCGTCCTGGAAACTTCTGTACCTACCAAATTCCCTTTTAAACAAGGATATAAATTTTACTCTAACTTAATTTTGCCAACTATAGGAAAACTTTTTTCGGAAGATAAAGATGCCTATAGCTATTTAAGCAAAAGTGCGGCAGAATTTCCTTATGGAGAACAATTCAACAATATTTTAAAGAAAATTGGGTTTATATCTGTAGCAAGTGCTCCACAAACTTTAGGAGTTGCCACAATATATAATGCATCAAAGTAA
- the trkA gene encoding Trk system potassium transporter TrkA, which yields MKIIIAGAGEVGFHLAKLLSFESQDITLIDPSRDRLQYADTHLDIRTIKGDASSIAILKDAQVKYTDMLISVTSSEATNITVCVLAKQLGALRTIARISNTEFLEKKEEIGFTQFGIDELISPEALAAREIALLLNQSAFNDSYEFEDGALTMIGLSLSRTARFVGKTVKEAARIFPQLNFVPIAIQRFGTQYTLIPRGDTQFKEGDQVYFITLKSGVEELYKLTGKTKQEIKSVMILGGSKIGRKTARDLCRNNFNVKLVEANKEKAYDLADELPNTLIIHGDGRNVELLEEENIHDMDAFIAVTGNSETNIMSCLVAKSKSVKKTISLVENMDYFQLSHSIGIDTLINKKLLAANNIFRYIRKGEVVAMTKLNNMNAELLEFIVKPGSQVADKKIKNLDFPRSAIIGGIIRHGEGIIALGEFLIKPGDRIVVCCLPRSIKKVEKLFL from the coding sequence ATGAAAATAATTATCGCCGGTGCAGGTGAAGTGGGCTTTCATTTAGCTAAATTACTTTCTTTTGAGTCACAGGATATTACGCTGATTGATCCAAGTAGAGATCGATTGCAATATGCAGATACACATCTGGATATCCGAACGATTAAAGGAGATGCCAGTTCTATCGCAATTTTAAAAGATGCCCAGGTTAAGTACACCGATATGTTAATTAGTGTGACATCTAGCGAAGCCACTAATATTACGGTATGTGTGCTTGCTAAACAGCTTGGGGCCTTAAGAACCATCGCTCGTATTTCTAATACAGAGTTTTTAGAAAAAAAAGAAGAAATAGGATTCACCCAATTTGGTATAGACGAGCTTATTTCTCCTGAAGCCTTGGCAGCAAGAGAAATTGCTTTATTATTAAATCAGTCTGCATTTAATGATAGTTACGAGTTTGAAGATGGGGCGCTAACCATGATTGGTTTAAGCTTGTCTAGAACAGCTCGTTTTGTGGGGAAAACGGTAAAGGAAGCAGCTAGGATATTTCCGCAGCTAAACTTTGTACCCATTGCAATCCAGCGTTTTGGAACACAGTATACATTAATACCTCGTGGAGATACGCAATTTAAAGAGGGCGATCAGGTATATTTTATCACACTTAAGAGTGGGGTAGAAGAGCTTTATAAACTTACTGGTAAGACTAAACAGGAAATTAAAAGTGTTATGATTCTTGGGGGGAGTAAGATTGGAAGAAAAACTGCCCGGGATCTATGTCGTAATAATTTTAATGTAAAGCTTGTTGAAGCGAATAAAGAAAAAGCTTACGATCTCGCCGATGAACTGCCAAATACATTGATCATTCACGGCGATGGCCGAAATGTAGAGTTATTGGAAGAAGAAAATATCCATGATATGGATGCTTTTATTGCTGTTACCGGAAATTCAGAGACAAATATTATGTCCTGCCTGGTTGCAAAGTCTAAGAGTGTTAAGAAAACAATCTCTTTAGTAGAAAATATGGATTATTTTCAGCTAAGCCACTCTATTGGAATCGATACGCTAATTAATAAAAAGCTATTGGCCGCAAATAATATTTTTAGATATATACGTAAAGGAGAGGTAGTGGCGATGACTAAGCTTAACAATATGAATGCTGAGCTTTTAGAGTTTATCGTGAAACCTGGCTCTCAGGTAGCCGATAAAAAGATTAAAAATCTTGATTTCCCTCGTTCAGCAATTATTGGCGGTATTATTCGTCATGGAGAGGGAATAATTGCTTTAGGTGAATTTTTAATAAAGCCCGGAGATCGTATAGTGGTATGTTGTCTTCCGCGTTCGATTAAGAAGGTTGAAAAATTATTCCTATAA
- a CDS encoding TrkH family potassium uptake protein, with protein MPKLNFKVILHVMGLLLICNGGFMLLSVLISFLYKDGVTLGISSAALVTLLIGTLLMFTTRGHSKEVKVREGYIIVSFGWIFMTLSGCLPYVMTKAIPDFTNAFFETMSGYTTTGASILNDIESIPKGILFWRSLTHWIGGMGIIVLAIAILPLLGIGGMQLFAAESPGPSADKLKPRITDTAKRLWLIYVSYTALETVLLMLAGMDFFDAINHAFSTLSTGGFSTKNASMAYWNDNPMIQYIIILFMFLAGSNFVMSYFAFKGRVQRVLQDDEFKWYFYFVGIFTLISALIVYFKADVSLSSIDHPMVWGEGESAFRHSLFQVLTVITTTGFVSADFTMWTPFLTIFYFGMFFLGGSAGSTAGGVKVMRHIIMIRNGFIQFKRTLHPNAILPVRFNKKSINSDIVFNIQGFFILYMLSFIIGAVVLAALGLDFETAIGGAASSLGNIGPAFGALSPVNNFDLLPDFGKWWCSFLMLIGRLELFTVLIILTPFFWRNR; from the coding sequence ATGCCGAAACTTAACTTTAAGGTTATTCTACATGTCATGGGGTTACTGCTAATTTGTAATGGTGGTTTCATGCTTTTATCGGTTCTCATTAGTTTTTTATATAAAGATGGGGTTACTTTAGGTATATCTTCTGCGGCATTAGTTACTTTACTAATAGGGACCTTATTAATGTTTACTACCCGTGGGCATAGCAAAGAGGTGAAAGTTAGGGAAGGTTATATTATTGTGAGTTTCGGGTGGATATTTATGACCTTAAGTGGTTGCCTGCCTTATGTGATGACCAAAGCAATTCCCGATTTTACGAATGCGTTTTTCGAAACCATGTCTGGCTATACAACGACAGGCGCTTCTATTTTAAATGATATTGAGTCGATTCCTAAAGGAATTTTATTTTGGAGAAGTCTAACCCATTGGATAGGTGGAATGGGTATTATCGTTTTAGCGATTGCTATCTTGCCCCTTTTAGGAATAGGAGGGATGCAATTATTTGCTGCGGAATCACCGGGTCCTAGCGCTGATAAGCTGAAGCCAAGAATCACGGATACTGCAAAGCGATTATGGCTTATCTATGTAAGTTATACCGCTCTAGAAACGGTTTTGTTGATGTTAGCCGGGATGGATTTTTTCGATGCAATAAATCATGCTTTTAGTACATTGTCAACTGGAGGATTTTCAACAAAGAATGCAAGCATGGCGTATTGGAATGATAATCCAATGATTCAATACATAATTATCTTATTTATGTTCCTCGCCGGAAGTAACTTTGTGATGAGCTATTTTGCGTTTAAAGGAAGAGTACAACGTGTTTTACAGGATGATGAGTTTAAATGGTATTTTTATTTTGTAGGTATCTTTACCTTAATCTCAGCCTTAATTGTATATTTTAAAGCAGATGTTTCATTATCTTCTATAGATCACCCAATGGTTTGGGGAGAGGGTGAAAGTGCATTTAGACATTCCTTATTTCAGGTGTTAACCGTGATTACGACAACTGGTTTTGTATCTGCAGATTTTACTATGTGGACACCATTTTTAACCATTTTTTACTTCGGAATGTTTTTTTTAGGTGGCTCTGCCGGAAGTACGGCTGGTGGTGTAAAAGTGATGCGACATATTATAATGATCCGTAACGGATTTATCCAATTTAAGCGTACGCTTCATCCTAATGCGATCTTACCTGTACGTTTCAATAAAAAATCCATAAACAGCGATATTGTATTTAATATTCAGGGATTCTTTATCCTTTATATGTTATCTTTTATTATCGGAGCGGTTGTTTTAGCGGCACTGGGATTAGATTTCGAAACTGCGATTGGTGGCGCTGCTTCCTCTTTAGGGAATATTGGGCCGGCATTTGGAGCTCTTAGCCCTGTAAACAATTTTGATTTATTACCTGATTTTGGGAAATGGTGGTGTTCTTTTCTAATGCTTATTGGTAGATTAGAACTCTTTACGGTACTTATAATATTAACTCCGTTTTTCTGGAGGAATCGCTAG